The Salvelinus namaycush isolate Seneca chromosome 13, SaNama_1.0, whole genome shotgun sequence genome includes a region encoding these proteins:
- the chmp2ba gene encoding charged multivesicular body protein 2Ba, translating to MASLFKKKTVDDIIKEQTKELRGTQRQITRDRAALEKQEKQMEMEIKKMAKSGNREACKILAKQLVQLRKQKNRTYAVSSKVTSMSTQTKVMNSQMKMAGAMSATAKTMQTVNKKMDPQKTLQTMQDFQKENMKMGMTEDMINDTLDEIFDESGDEEESQDIVNQVLDEIGIEISGKMVRAPAAGKNLPTASPKRKTQISDDEIERQLRALGVD from the exons ATGGCATCTCTATTCAAGAAGAAGACAGTTGATG acaTTATAAAGGAACAGACTAAGGAGCTTCGTGGTACTCAGAGACAGATCACTAGAGACAGAGCTGCTCTGGAGAAACAAGAGAAACAaatg GAGATGGAGATAAAGAAGATGGCTAAGTCTGGGAACCGGGAAGCCTGTAAGATCCTGGCCAAGCAGCTGGTGCAGCTGAGGAAGCAGAAGAACAGGACCTACGCCGTCAGTTCAAAGGTCACCTCCATGTCTACACAGACCAAGGTCATGAACTCCCAGATGAAGATGGCTGGAGCCATGTCTGCTACGGCTAAG ACGATGCAGACTGTGAACAAGAAGATGGATCCTCAGAAGACCCTCCAGACCATGCAGGACTTCCAGAAGGAGAACATGAAGATGGGCATGACAGAGGACATGA tCAACGATACGTTAGATGAGATATTTGACGAGTCAGGTGACGAGGAAGAATCTCAGGACATTGTGAACCAGGTTCTGGATGAGATTGGCATTGAGATATCTGGAAAG ATGGTGAGAGCCCCAGCAGCAGGGAAGAATCTCCCTACTGCCTCTCCTAAACGGAAAACACAGATCTCTGACGATGAGATAGAGAGACAGCTCAGAGCACTGGGAgtggactaa
- the LOC120058065 gene encoding transcription cofactor vestigial-like protein 3 has protein sequence MSCLDVMFHQSYGGHYLPASSAAAAYKAAYYHHQHQQQKKLGVYSRMQQDSAEQQFPGGRQQQQRGGGGGRLAGEKGVRQGLEVSGLGGSWRSGKDSQPAEAEYLSSRCVLFTYFHGNIEDVVDEHFSRALSQPSTFTGETKSSRCTPIHTSASAGLWKDSVSLSEGQCSSLSSSLWGGGYQSQTSTCLPIHPDFSPSPAGFHAPDRAMWTGHALPQPSLSPPTSLPDPWAYSLSPQTSASYTHVHDVYPHTHPHTHMHPRHTHAVLHSHPSHGPGLDPRFSPLLLPGVKTQSPLAHSPVGHSTHSTTHSTTHSSQSPGIHSDVKAEVEQASPPTLTPSAWPTARHTHMDIYDSGLDQDKVKAVWF, from the exons ATGAGTTGTCTGGATGTGATGTTTCACCAGAGTTATGGAGGCCACTACCTCCCTGCGTCTTCAGCAGCAGCAGCCTACAAAGCAGCATACTATCACCATCAGCACCAGCAACAG AAGAAGCTGGGTGTTTACAGTAGGATGCAGCAGGACAGCGCGGAGCAGCAGTTTCCAGGGGGGAGACAGCAACAGCAGcgtgggggtggagggggaagGCTGGCTGGGGAGAAGGGGGTCCGACAGGGCCTGGAGGTTTCTGGGCTGGGGGGCTCTTGGAGGTCTGGGAAGGACAGCCAGCCGGCTGAGGCAGAGTACCTGAGCTCCAGGTGTGTCCTGTTCACCTATTTCCACGGCAACATTGAGGATGTGGTGGATGAGCATTTCTCCAGGGCTCTGAGCCAACCCAGCACCTTCACTGGAGAGACCAAGAGCTCCAGGTGCACACCCATTCACACCTCTGCCTCGGCTGGACTGTGGAAAG ACAGTGTATCTCTCTCGGAAGGCCAGTGTAGttctctgtcctcttctctgTGGGGTGGAGGTTACCAGTCCCAGACCAGCACCTGTCTGCCCATCCACCCAGACTTCTCCCCCAGCCCTGCAGGCTTCCATGCCCCAGACAGAGCTATGTGGACAGGCCACGCTCTGCCCCAGCCCAgcctctctcctccaacctctctccctgacccctggGCCTACAGCCTCAGCCCCCAGACCTCCGCCAGCTACACACACGTCCACGAcgtctacccacacacacaccctcacacacacatgcacccccGGCACACACACGCAGTATTACATTCCCACCCGTCCCATGGCCCAGGCCTAGACCCCAGGTTCAGCCCTCTGCTCCTGCCTGGTGTGAAGACTCAGAGCCCCCTAGCCCACAGCCCTGTGGGACACAGCACACACAGTACCACACATAGTACCACACACAGCAGCCAGAGCCCAGGGATACACAGTGATGTGAAGGCAGAGGTGGAGCAGGCCAGCCCCCCCACCCTGACCCCCTCAGCCTGGCCCACAGctcgacacacacacatggatatcTACGACTCAG gtctggATCAGGACAAAGTGAAGGCTGTTTGGTTCTGA